GGTCAGTGAGGGAGTTTATCAGTTCAATGTTCAATGACAATTCaaactttccttttttttctgcaaATTAATTAGTACTGATTTTTGAATCATTCTCCTCAGATCTGGGACGAATCTGCAGGTGAAAGCCTGCTTCAGATTCAATTGCTAGCAGCACTTAGAACCTTTATTTCTTCTGTCGGATACCAGTCGCCTCTTTCTTACCATATGCTTATTCCTATACTCCAAAGTGGTATAAACGTGGATAGCCCTGATGCTCTCAATCTTCTCGAGGACAGTGTTCTGGTAAGTAGTTCCTTACCTTGTTCTATGTCCACCATGGACTCTGCATGCACTGAAAATCTCATGATGAGTTTATAATGCAGTTGTGGGAAACAACCCTTTTGAATGCTCCTTCCATCGTATCTCAACTGCTGGATCTCTTCCCTTATCTTGTGGGCATTGTGACTAGAAGTTTCGATCATCTGGAGGTTAGAACACCCACCCTGGAAAAATAAGAAACAAAACATCTCTTTCTAGTCCTTTACATATCAAGAATATTTATGTTCAGAAGTACAATCTGATTTTGAATGTCATCAGGCAGAAACACCAAGTAAATTTGCCCTGTGTCATTTGCGGCTGTATTTCTTATATTCATGATTTGCTTCTGTTAATATCTTCTACTTCATGTGTTCATTTAGTTAAATCCATTATGTAACTTCATTTCTATATTGATTAACCTGCTAtgaatttgtgaataaaaaatGTAAATTATTTTATCCTTTATTTTTGAATGGCCAAGTCACCCCACAAGTTGACTAGCTGTATGTTTCAACAAGATTACTACGACTTGAGCTAACCATAACGTTTATAATCAGAGTTTGATGATTATCATGTGCTCAATTTGGTATTGTCATTTGGAGGCTGCAAATGTTACTTGTTCTTCCTATGTCATCTTCTACTATCACACGACATTGATTGGATTGCTGCTAGTTTTCCCACATGCTTTACAACCATTGATGGACCATTCACAATTTTGATACCAGAACAAGATTTTGTTTCATACATCGATCCATGCAGGTGGTTCTTTATGTTAAAGGTCTCCCCTCTTGCTTCAAAGGGGCTGCATTGcggtttaaaaataaaactgcTTGTATTTTGACTTCAAATATATTACAAGTTAAAATATAATTGTATCAAATGCCCTGTTTGAAGATTTGGGGATATTTCATTTTTTCTGACGAGAATTTTTAATGACGTAGGTCACAATCAACATAATTGAGGATTACATAATTTTTGGTGGATCAGAATTTTTGAAAAGGCATGGTGCAAGCTTGGCGAACATTCTTGATACTATTGTTGGAAATGTAAACGACAAGGGTCTTCTCACTGCACTACCAATTATTGATCTTCTTATTCAGGTTACTATAATCTCCCCTTGTGAAGCAGCTCTGACTTTCTTAGTTACTACTTTTGCTTATGTTGGTAGTGGTGAATATATTAGGGCAACATTGACAATCATGAATCATCTGAGCAAAATATCTGGTAGGGTTAACATAGTCTATCTTAATTAAGGATCTAGGCTAGAAGTGTCCTTCCTGAATATATTGTGTCAGAGTTAAGGAAACGTGCACTGTCAATTAATTATAGCCATTTTATCTGTCAGAATTTTAATTGTAATGCCCTTTAATGGGATGGCGTGGATCTGTATCTCTTTCATTCTCAGTCCAGCAATTAAATTTCTTTGTTAATCCATTTCTCATCAATCTAACTGGAACTTTTGGGTGTAGCTCTTTCCTCAGGAAGCCCCACCGCTAATATCCAGTGCTCTTCAGGTACTTCTAGGGTTTGTTGAACTCCAGAATGTTCAGATGATTCAATGTATTCCCTTCCATTGTTTTGCATTTTCACTATTCTGACTTGTCCACTCATGTCAACTTCTAGAAACTTATCTTCATATGTTTGAATCAAGACGATGAACATAATCCTTCTAGGACAACTGTCCGTGCATCTGCGGGAGCGATTCTTGCTAGACTTCTGGTGATGAACACAAACTTTACAGGAAAGCTATTATCAGAGCCTGCCCTTCTGACAAGCATTCAACAAACAGGGATTTCTGTAAACAATAATCTGCTGCTCTCTTTGGTTGATATGTGGATTGACAAGGTACATCCTGTAGCATCTCTGTTTTTGTTTTAATACTTTAACCTGCAATGTGAATGTTTTGGTCCTGTTATCAGTAAAGATACATGTTTTTTGTTTAGATAATTTATACCCCCTACTTCCGTATTCTGGTATAGTACTTTAATATTCAATATCAACCTTGATTAATAAACTTTTTACATGTTTTAGTCTTTTCGATGTGAACATGTGCTTGTAAATTCTGGGATTTACTGTTTAACGAAAGAAGTATCATTGGACAGGTAGATGATGCGAATGTTATACAACAGAAAGAATATGCAATGGCTCTTTCTGTAATTTTAACTTTACATGTACCTCAAGTCATTGACAAACTTGATGACATATTAAGGTAACACAATTTCTTAGGAGTATAAAGTGAAACGTACGGTCTATTTTGTTGGTAGTTTCACAGTTATCAACTTTATGTTTTTTATGCAGTGTCTGCACTACTGTTATCATGGGGGGCCGTGAAGTGAAGACTGAGGATGATACTAGGTGTCATATTATTCTTCCATTTTGATATGATTTTGGCTATTGCGCTTCCTTAAATCTTTAAGGCCTATATCAGTTTCATTTATTGTTGATACAATGATTTGCAGTGGTGATATTACAAGCTCTTCTTGGCTTGGCAATGATAATTCAGGTTATTCTAACACAAGCAAAGAGTTGAGAAAGCGACAAGTAAGTTATTAATAGTTTTAATTCATTTCCATATACTAGTTTATCTGGTCACATAATTTGACAGTTCACTCTATCAGGTAAAGGACTCGGATCCTATCAAGCAAGCTTCTCTAGAGGACATGCTAAGAGATAACTTAAAAGCATGTGCAGCACTCCACGGGGACGCGACTTTCAATGCTGCCATCGGCAGGATCCATCCAGCAGCATTTGCTCAGTTGCAGCAGGCCCTGAATATTGCATGAGATGTTCATAGATCCTAGTGAATTCTTTGTTGTTTTGAGCAAGGTAAAGAGCGAGCGGTGCATCATGAGCCACTGGAGTGCATGTGATTCGAATACAGTAAGCAACTACCAGAGCATTCAGTACTTCAGCACCAAGCTGCGTTCCTTGATGTATTTGGCAATCCTTGCTTCTTTTCAGGTTATGCTATTGGATGCACAGCATTTTCCAGTCCTGCTGTTGATGCACTGTACTGTCGAAGGTAATATGGAATTATGGATTGTTGATTTTACAGGTGTAGATTACATTTGAGTATCAAAAGGTGGGGTAGTTCTACAGTTGTTTACCGGTTACTGTCAGTGGCAATGTTCTTCCGATGTTTTGGGGGGTTGTGTGTTGTTTGATCATCCACCCAGCCCGAGAGGTTTCATTTCACCGTGCGATACGATTGCGGAAGATTGCTCTGCACAATTTTTGTGTTTGGTGATATGGGGGTTTGGTCGTCAGTCTGAGGTTGGCAGAGTTTTTAGATCTGCTCTTCCAGAGTGAGTAAAATTGTGCATGGGATTTATTCTCGGCCCGGTTGAAAAAAATGCATGACCGGGCATCGTGCTGGTAACACTGTAATTGTTAAAAAGTATTTTGTAACAGAATAGGCATGAGGAAGTAATGCAGTACTGTTTTGAGATGGAGATTTGTTTCCGCATTTCATGTACGCGCTCTCGAGGCTGCAACTCGTGTTCTAATTGGCAAGATGAGTTGATAAGATTATGCATAGTATCTTCCTAGGATTATTCCTTCCAAGTGTCGTATGCCCAGTTGAAGGAGAACATCTGTTTTGGTATGGGGAACCTGCCCTGTCGTTGTCAAGTAGAAAAAACAAATCGATCTGATTCTCAGGTCTGAAACCACGAAACAAAAGCAAAGTTACTCTCCTAATGCCCTATGAAGAAAGGCCATATGTATTAAGAAGCTCAAGTGTCCAATTTGTCTAGCATCGCTTCTTTTCCTGGCTGTACAGCTGCTCAGTGGCTTCCATATCCATAACAAGCATATACTGTAACTAGTATATTTTGTTTTGTCCTGGCTATGCTGATGCTCCTTAAAACGAGGAGTTGGGGTGGTTGATGGCGTGCTTATCTTCCACTTCCATGGATGTCAAATGTGCGTCACTTGCAACATCTTTTGCGcctttttgcaattttttgtttttatttattttttaaaaggaaaacaGGAGCAAAACGAATGAAAATGGTGAATATACCCCGGAGGAAATATTCGGTGCGCTActgccccacatgtcaggcgcACACTGATTCGTACTAGTAATAAAAATGGCCCTCACTTCATCACCCATATAAGAACACacaagaggagaagagaagggaagagCCCAAGCAAAAGCAAAAGCCCAGAAAGAAGGAAGGGAAACCCCACGCGGAGGCGGAGAGCGGAGTGGCGGCGGGATGGACTCCACCTACGccctccacctcgccgtcgccaccctcctcggcgcctccttcgccgccgcctccgcctactATATGCACCGCAAGACCCTCGACCAGctcctccgcttcgcccgctCCCTTGAccgcgaccaccgccgccgcaaccgccacctcctcgacgccgacgacgacgatgacgacgaccctCCCAGAGACCACGATCGCCGCACCACCCTTCCCATCCCACCGGGCCTTCCGCCACTTCACACCGGCCGAGAAGGTACCCCCACCCCCACATTTCCTTCCTTTTTCACTAGTCATATACTGTTCCCTTGTGACTTGTGATCGGAGCGGCGCAACTTACTCATGCGTATCATCTAAGGATTCATTGTATAATGTGCGCGACCATGTGATTACTAGCTCACTAGCTCTTCATTCGCGTGTGGAGGGGTTCATCCATCCCCTCTGATTTACTACTTCCTAGGTgtagattattatttttaaaatcatattCAGGGTTTGTGCATCTGGGGGATTTTTGACCCCCAAAGAAACATCCCTCAAACTGCACCCAACTATCCGCATGTATATCTGTCTTCAATACTTGTAATCATATCTGCGTAGTGAATCTagtgatgcttttttttttcaatgaaaCAAAACGGATTTTAATCATGGTGCACTAGTGAGTTGCTTTATGATCACACACCTTTGCACTGATTTTCTAATTTGTAAGTAATTCTGCATGATGCTAATATTGAGCCCTTTTACATATCAGGAAAGCCAATTATCTCACCAGCTTCCACCAAAAGAGTTGGACCTTTGGTTAGACCTACTACACCAAGATCCCCTGTTCCTACTGTCAGTGCATTTGAAACTATTGAAGATTCAGATGACGATGATGAGAATATTGCCCCAGATGCCAAAAACAATGCCGTTTCCTTGCTCACAAATGGAACTATTGTAAGTCCTaagatgcatatgcttattttgCCAAGCTATAGCACTACTTTTATTTTTCTGGGTGAATTGCATCTCAATGGCATGAATAAAATATCTGGAAATTTGTAATCTACGTTGTTGTTTTAACTAAATGGAAATTTGGCCCTATTCAATGCAATCCTAGGAGGTTAGCCTCCTTGTATTTTGACATGTTAGCTTATCTGATTATGTTGCAAGAATAATCAGGTAAAGATTCTCATGTTAAGTTTCAAGGCAATGTAAACAGAATAATTCCTATGcatatttttttgttgtatTGCAATTATCGTGCATATTTTGTTGCGAGAAAATTAAAGTCATCTTGAACTGGCCATGCAAATCGCAATGTTCACTGATGCACTTATTCACAGATACAATTTCCTCGCTATTTTTTTATTGTCCCCTGCTCCATGTATTTCTTTGTTACATTTTTGCCTATGGGGCTGTTTGCTTTGATGCCTAAATCAACCCTACCAAATTTGGGCAATGTTTGGGTTGTTACCTTGCCTATTTGGTAGGGTTTGTTTTGGCAACAAAGTGAACAGCCCCATGATGTTCTTTTTCAGTGGTAACTCTCTACATGCAAATGTATGTTTTCTTGTATTTAATGTACTAAGATTATTCTTCTTATCTCAGGGATCAGATCCCCTTCCGGGTAAAGCAAGTCAGAATGGGGACACAAAACCAGTACCATCAACAAACATGATTAGATCTCAAAGTGCAACAGGCAGTCTGCATGGGGCCCAGCACAATCCAGTTGCAGCTGATATTCTTCGAAAGGAACCTGAACATGAGACTTTCAGTAGGATCAATATAACAGCTGTTGGTATGGTCCACTTTTCCCGTGCCTTATATTAAATCAATTCTATTTTAAGTCCAATTAATATTGTTTTTACTACTCAAACTCTAGCCATGACCCTGAACATGGTgttctcagaaaaaaaaaatgttcacaCCATTAGAATTGTCCCTTTTGGTATCAGTTAGAAATTAGAATGCATTTTATTTTATGGATTATCTACGTGATAGCGATGATTTATGTTGCTGAAAATGAAACCTGCTATTACTATTATTATTCACTTACGTGTTGCAACACTTGcacctgtttttttttggttgcagaGACTCCATCTCCTGATGAAATTGAAGCATACAAGGTTCTTCAGAAATGTCTTGAGCTACGAGAGAAGTACATGTTTAGAGAAGAAGTTGCTCCATGGGAGAAGGAAATCATAACTGATCCTAGTACTCCAAAACCTAATCCTAACCCTTTCTATTACGAGCAGCAGACTAAAACTGAAGTGAGTGTGTTTCCCTATATTTTCTGCATATTAACGATACAACACGTTTTCCTGCTCTGCTTTCTGTACTCTAATTTTGTTTTCCTTCCTTCAGCATCATTTTGAAATGGTTGATGGTGTTATTCATGTATACCCCAATAAAGACGGTGAGTAACAAATTATTCTTTCTCTTTTAGTTTACGACTACTCATATTTTGTCgaagttttttcttttcatgttcgTCGTCACTTATTTTTGTCTTCCTCTGTTGCTGCAGCTAAAGAAAGAATCTATCCTGTTGCTGATGCTACTACCTTTTTTACTGATATGCACTATATCCTTCGTGTGTTGGCTGCTGGGGATATTCGAACTGTATGTTATAAACGTTTAAATCTTCTAGAACAGGTAATTCTTTTAAAGTGGTTCTTTCAATGCTTGTATTTGCTGTATGTGTTTGAGCCTAGCAACAAGATATGTGAAATCTTGCAATGGCAGCAAAAGGTGGTACAGTACTCCAGGCTACATGCAATGTTAATATATAATCTCAAGCATATAGCATACAAAAGAATCCCTGATGTGGCCAAGATTTTTTTGTGCATCTAACATTTGTAGGCTAGTAGTGTTTGCTGGCATATATTGAATGTGCTCCAGACTGGACTGTCAAGTTAACTTGATTCATAAATCTCACTGAACACATCGGAATGGGCCATGGCTAGGTTTCTTTTCAATTATGTACATTTACTATCGTTTTCACTCTTGTGGATTTTTCAGAAATTCAATCTTCATTTGATGGTCAATGCCGATAGAGAACTACTTGCTCAGAAAGCTGCACCCCATCGGGACTTCTACAATGTCAGGAAGGTTGATACTCATGTTCATCACTCTGCATGCATGAATCAGAAGCATCTGTTGAGATTTATCAAGTCCAAGTTGAGGAAAGAACCTGACGAGGTGCACCTATTTTCTTTTCATCAATCCCTgtggttttttttctcatgtgGAATATGAAGGTTCTTTGTCTGCTCTCTacttaaaaatttcaaaaattgcaTTTGTGCAGGTTGTGATTTTTAGAGATGGTACCTATTTGACTCTTAAGGAGGTTTTTGAGAGTTTGGACTTGACTGGGTAACTGAAATTCTTTATGTGATGGTTCTGTCATGTATCTTTTGATTAAGATATTTTTTAACTAACCTGCTTTTGCCACTCTGCCAGTTATGACCTCAATGTTGATCTCTTAGATGTGCATGCCGATAAAAGTACATTCCATCGCTTTGACAAGTTCAATTTGAAGTATAATCCTTGTGGCCAATCCCGGCTGAGGGAGATCTTTCTTAAACAGGACAACCTTATTCAAGGTGCACCTTTTGTTTTGTCTTGTTTCCTACGTATTTCAGTAATCGATGCCATTCTCGTTTTGTTATATTTTCTTTCAGTTGTCGAGAACTGTTACTCATGTTCTATGTTGACCTTATTCTCAGCATACCCTGTATATGTACAATTCTTTAAAATGTTGTATTGTCTTCTTAATAGGCCGATTTCTTGCTGAATTGACAAAAGAAGTATTTTCTGATCTTGAAGCAAGTAAATATCAGGtacttctttctttctttaccAATCTCATATTTGTGATTCTTTAAGGTGGTGTTGTTCGCTATTTGTCATGTAACACATTGTTTACATATTGCTCTGTCTAATTATTCCTACTCTCATAATCTTCACCAGATGGCTGAGTATAGAATATCTATCTATGGGAGAAAGAAAAGTGAGTGGGATCAGATGGCAAGCTGGATAGTGAATAATGAATTGTACAGCGAGAATGTTGTTTGGTTAATTCAGGTTATGACACTCTCTGTTGATGTCGTCGTCTGCTTCTAGTCATAATTTTATctgagttttttttctaaacattCAGTAATCAATTCTTAAACTTTGTAAACCAAACAAACTAGTATACTCTGTGCAGGtaactattttatttttattttgccaGAGTAGATTTACTGAAACATTGTTTAATTTTATCTGCAGATTCCTCGGATATACAATGTATACAGGGAGATGGGAACAATCAATTCTTTCCAGAACCTCCTTGACAATATTTTTCTGCCTCTTTTTGAAGTAACTGTTGATCCTGCTTCACATCCTCAGCTCCATGTTTTCTTGCAACAGGTCAGTGGAACTATTTACGCAGATGCGCACTGCAGTGCTAATATAGTACTCAATTGAATGGAGTTAAAAAATGTATTAATTAGAAAATATATGATATTTGAACAGTGGTATGTGAGTCTTACAAAGATTGACCTCTTTTAGCTGTCCTATCTAGTGGAAATAGAGGGAATAACATTGATAAGTTACAAGGCTTGCTGCAGCACCTAAAGCAATGCTCAGTAGGATACTTTCCTCTAACATAAGGGCACCTCTAATCTCCTCCCATTAGTAACTTTATGCATTACTATGCCTAGTGTATGCCTTGTTATGTTGTGGAGCGGAGCAGTCATCACCATCAATTTTGCTGCTGTTTTCTTCAGGTCGTTGGGCTGGATTTAGTGGATGATGAAAGCAAACCAGAGAGACGCCCAACAAAACACATGCCTACACCTGAGCAATGGACTAATGTTTTCAATCCAGCATATGCATATTATGTGTACTATTGTTATGCTAACTTGTACACGCTGAACAAGGTATCATTCATTTGTCCCCAGATCTCTGCCTGTTCTTCTCCTTCAAATTCTAGTTTTCAGATTAGCTTCTCTCTCAACATTTATGATGTCCTATCCCCTATTGGGGCTCTCTTGGTTGACTTGAGATTTTTGTGATGTAGCTTCGTGAGTCCAAGGGTATGACAACAATCAAACTTCGTCCACACTGTGGGGAGGTATATGCTAATGCACATATTTGAGTATTCATAGATTTACCCCGGAAAAGTTGCATTGATGATTCTTGTCTTCAGGCTGGAGATATTGATCATCTTGCTGCAGCATTTCTTACTTCTCATAATATTGCTCACGGGGTTAATTTAAAGAAGTCCCCTGTCCTCCAGTATCTGTATTACCTAGCTCAGGTAACTAGTATTTTGTGTTCATTCCTCATCATTTTTTTAGCGCAACAGCTATCAATTGAACACCTATCAATTTTGTTTTCTCGGATCTTTGAATAAACTAACCATCTTTTGTTTGCCTATAATTAGATTGGTCTTGCCATGTCTCCTTTGAGCAACAACTCATTGTTTATTGATTATCACCGAAACCCTTTCCCAACATTTTTCCTAAGAGGCCTTAACGTTTCTCTATCAACCGATGACCCTTTGCAAATTCACCTGACAAAAGAACCTTTGGTTGAAGAATATAGCATCGCTGCTTCGGTAACTATCTCCTTCACTCTAGCTCTTTGGATATGTTTAGATTCCACTTAGATCTGCTTAATTTGGATTGCCTGTCATTCTTGGCAGCTGTGGAAGCTAAGTTCATGCGACCTATGTGAAATTGCTAGGAATTCTGTGTACCAGTCTGGTTTCTCTCATAGGCTCAAGGTATAGATTGCTATTGTTCATTTAGCaattttgattttgttttcatatttttctctctgcctattttttttctccttgttTTGATAAGACATTTTGCTCTTGTATAGTCACACTGGATTGGGAGAAACTACTACAAAAGAGGTCATGATGGCAATGACATTCACCAGACAAATGTTCCTCACATCAGGATTGAATTCCGACACACTGTATGTACTTCGTACTAGCTTCTCTGCCTGGAGTCTGATCTCTTCCCGTACTTGTCAGCACGTTTGTTTCTGTTGGTAATTGCGTTTGTTACTGGCCCGCAGATTTGGAAAGAAGAAATGGAGCTAATACATCTGAGGAATGTTGATATACCGGAAGAAATTGATAGGTGAAGACCTGGCAAGAATTTTGCAAACCCTGAAGTTACTTGGTTGTTGATGATGGTCCTGGAAGGCACCCCATCTTCCTACCATAAACTTTCCAGGTACAACCAAGACCGTGCGGTTTCTACTTGCTTGCGGAAGGGAGGAGAAAGGGATCTAGGATGATTCTACTTTTCGATGAATCTCCGTAGCGTGTTGCGTTCCCTAGTAGTAggattttgataaaagaaattaTGTTAGGACTGAGGCCGTACCATAAAATAAGAAAGATTTGAGTCATGGAATACTGGAAGTTTAAACATACGCATGCATCGGGGGTCATATAGTCCAAAATAACAATGGAAAATTGATAAACCCCAACTAGCCAAGGGTCTAGTGAGGTTGCACATGTGCTGTAAGCTATTACTAGTACACGCGTACATTTATACATGTGATGCCGTTCGATACACTACCTATTTTGTTTTGGTCGAACTGTACGACGACATGCTGGTCCATCTCAATGACAGCTGATAGCCTGAGGCATACTATGCATGTAGAGCTGATGGCTGAGCAATCACAACTTCACAAGGGGAAGGAAGTGTGATGACGGTCACGTTAGTCGTTAGTACAAACTTGGACACGGGTGTCCTTGTCCTCTTTGGCACGTTCGTTCTTTCGGCATGGCAGACACCAAAGGCGACAAGAGGCCGTTTGATGTACACTCTTGTGTTTCGTCTTTGTTTGTTTCCGATTCTAAtccctcccttttttttctgattatacAAAAAGAACTACTCACAGATTGCATAGCAGCAAGGGAGAATAAATGAGATGAGATTAGTtgcaggaaggaaggaagggctAGGCGGCATGGGCGACGATGTGGGCGTAGAGGAAGTGGTTCCAGGTGTCGGGGAGGCCAGGGAGGCACCAGTGGATGCAGTCGGCGTAGGTGCGAGGGTCGGCCTGCTGCTCCGGGGTCAGCAGCTTGCCCTGCCGCAGCGTGTGCACCGACGTGTGCGCGTCCTTGCGAAGCTCCGACAGCGCCGTGATGTCCACGAATCGCACGCCCACCCGCCGCATCGACCGCAGCACACCGCGCGCCACCCCGTGCAGCCTCCAGTCCGTCCCGATGTCCAGCCCCCCTGATGTCCGGTTCACGATCGGCTGCGTCTCCATCGCGCACTTCACCGCCCCCGCCGATCCCCCCCAAGCCTCCGGCCTGTACATCCGATATTTCACTTATTAGATCACACAAATTCAGAGCTGGCCACCATATGGACCAACAAACAGTAAGCACTCCACTGCACAGTAGATACGACTCGACTAGCCAAATCCCACTCGCATATGGATCTGCCTGTCACCCACTTTACTTTAACTCACTTTCACCAAAGCCACTAGTGAGTGACTCAGTGCTGTAGCACTGGAGTGGAGCATCTTAGCAAAATAATGGTCAGATTCTGTCAGGCAACACTGTGCTGCTATACATGATACTACTGATCTGTAGATGCGACAACCAACCTTAGCCGCCCTTGAGCTGATATTGCCAGCCTAAAACAATCTGATTACGGCCACCGTTGCTCGATCCGGAGCTGCAAAACACGCCTGGTTGGCTTTGCTTGCCTTTTTGCTTTCATGT
The window above is part of the Oryza sativa Japonica Group chromosome 7, ASM3414082v1 genome. Proteins encoded here:
- the LOC4344386 gene encoding probable AMP deaminase produces the protein MDSTYALHLAVATLLGASFAAASAYYMHRKTLDQLLRFARSLDRDHRRRNRHLLDADDDDDDDPPRDHDRRTTLPIPPGLPPLHTGREGKPIISPASTKRVGPLVRPTTPRSPVPTVSAFETIEDSDDDDENIAPDAKNNAVSLLTNGTIGSDPLPGKASQNGDTKPVPSTNMIRSQSATGSLHGAQHNPVAADILRKEPEHETFSRINITAVETPSPDEIEAYKVLQKCLELREKYMFREEVAPWEKEIITDPSTPKPNPNPFYYEQQTKTEHHFEMVDGVIHVYPNKDAKERIYPVADATTFFTDMHYILRVLAAGDIRTVCYKRLNLLEQKFNLHLMVNADRELLAQKAAPHRDFYNVRKVDTHVHHSACMNQKHLLRFIKSKLRKEPDEVVIFRDGTYLTLKEVFESLDLTGYDLNVDLLDVHADKSTFHRFDKFNLKYNPCGQSRLREIFLKQDNLIQGRFLAELTKEVFSDLEASKYQMAEYRISIYGRKKSEWDQMASWIVNNELYSENVVWLIQIPRIYNVYREMGTINSFQNLLDNIFLPLFEVTVDPASHPQLHVFLQQVVGLDLVDDESKPERRPTKHMPTPEQWTNVFNPAYAYYVYYCYANLYTLNKLRESKGMTTIKLRPHCGEAGDIDHLAAAFLTSHNIAHGVNLKKSPVLQYLYYLAQIGLAMSPLSNNSLFIDYHRNPFPTFFLRGLNVSLSTDDPLQIHLTKEPLVEEYSIAASLWKLSSCDLCEIARNSVYQSGFSHRLKSHWIGRNYYKRGHDGNDIHQTNVPHIRIEFRHTIWKEEMELIHLRNVDIPEEIDR